From Onychostoma macrolepis isolate SWU-2019 chromosome 05, ASM1243209v1, whole genome shotgun sequence:
atgttgctgttggtgcatgaacagtatctgcaaagttgctgcgctgaaagttcaacgtaagcggagatatcgtcttttaaaaatcaggaagtttaatgcctacaaaaacgactcatatgggactacaacgagatacttcccgggttgcatacgtaaaaaaaacataaatttgcatcaacccctccctccggaacatgccaaagagggggcaaggccatgttctgcggctgtgtcgaagaggaagagttatagtggagagttgtagccatgccgtcgaaacggtgttattttcacccagctgtcaggtcttctgtgttcgggcttcctacggatgctgtagttcgtcaacaatggttcaaatttatgtttgattatgttcctgacaattacaatcctaatttagctctctgtgctgcgcattttacggaagacagcttccagaatctacacgagttcaatgccggattcacacagaaactattactaaaacatggagcggttccaactttaaaaccagaggcagcagttgttgggccacaacctgtaagtaagatttcataattttaaatatatttgcatgtataatttcagacgtaatgttttagtttgatcatggatgtaaacaaatgccaacgctggctttagtagccagttagttaaatgctatttcgtgtgtctatgacaaacgcgtacaaacattttggacccgaatttgtaattatgtactaattttgtaaatatattttctatgtATACtttgacgtaatttttcgatttgatcaagaatgtaaacacaagccaacgctgtttggttatagtagccagttagttcgatgctattttgtgtatataagacaaacgtgtacgaacttcaaaaaattatatgtaatcacaacagcaaacttccattcagaaacgttttgtaagagtcgtgcttgcggaagtcgtgcttgactctcttcattaccgctttctgggtctgattctggctcaaactgatacggcaatattgacaccattatttacatttgaccggagcacatgcagctgtcgcccgtaaaggtaatgggcgtgaagtttccggacaatgtgcagtacgcagtttagccaatcacaacacaccagcccaactaaccaatctgagcccattgcctgtttctgagggagtggtttcagagaatcaggaagtcaaccagtcgttcaaatgacagaggagaaagcggcttacaataaaggtgaaatatatgaaaaataaggcgttttttaacaaacgaaacacgaagacatgttatattgcaccccataaacacaatcaagcaaagaaaaaaagcagtaaaccacccctttaagtgatttcttgattcaacaggtctggcagtaatcaggcttaggtttggctagtgaaatttaactcggctttctaaaataatgtttaatcacagttctttcatgatttaacaggagggggcaattcatttttcacgtagggccaggtgtgtttggacagcttttttcccttaataaacgaaatcatcatttaaaaactgcattttgtatttacttgcattatctttgtgtaatataaaatttgtttgatgatctgaatcttttaagtgtgacaaatatgcaaaataaattgtaaaatcaggaagggggccaacactttttcacaccactgtgtgtgtctgtgtatgtgtgtgtgtgtgtgtgtgtgtgtgtgtgtgtatgtatatatatatatatatatatatatatatatatatatatatatatatgtgtgtgtgtatatatgtatatatgtgtgtgtgtgtttgtttagactaGTTATGCATTTGTGATTTAGTTAATAAACTTTGTGCACAATACATATGAGTATTTGTTTCTGATTCCCTGCTTGCAACAAAGTGAATTTAATGATTCTGATCTTGTTACATACTCTGAGTAGTACTGTACCTTAAAAAGGGTATTTCTCTTATTCTGgaaattattattcataaataatCAATACTGAGCATTCGCTAGACGACCTGGTGAATTGATTGTACTTTAAAATTCTGCTTTATCAAGCTAATTCTATTAACTTAtccaaatattataattaattataaagagttatgattaattattaatattcccCCTTAGAGCTAATTTACTACATATTAATACTGAACATCTCAAGACATAAGATTTTAAGGATGTCAAAAGTAGTGTTACTAGTATCAGAGGCATTAGGTACTTTGCAAAAGCTAATGATTCATCAATGGCAAAATgagcaataaatatttttttttcaatgtctAAGAATGATTTAACAGTGGCAAAATAAGcaataaagaattttttttcaatgtctAAGAATGATTTATCAGTGGCAAAATGagtaataaagattttttttcaatgtctAAGAATGATTTATCAGTGGCAAAATGAGCAATAAAGAATTTTTCTCCATGTCTGAtttttttggactgtttttgtggAATCTTTTGAACTGCTCAAAAGTTATAAAATAATTGCTtaattgtaaacatttttttaaaatggcaTAAAAAAAGTCAAGATTGAACCAACACAAATGCAAATTTGAACTGTTGGTAGCACTACAGGTTTTGGGTTAGAAAATCCAAATTTGCTGTGGTTAATGTTTAAACTATCCTGTCTATCAAATTTAATTACTTTCCCATGAACTGTTCTATGGGCTACCATAGACTCAGAAGTGGAGGAATATATACAGCAAATAGAAAAATGAATTGTATATTACATAAAACTTAGAATAAACAGAACAATCAATGCAAACAATATAAGTGGTATCATGCTAACTGTCAACAACCTGAAGGAGTGGATGCCGTTCTATCATATccttgataataatattatttcattatttcttgtttgtctatactaataataaacatatagaATGTGGGTAGTCTTCCATTGTAGCAAGAATGGAATGTCCTTCTTTCCATGCTGAAGTCTATTTCGTTCCTAGGGTCACAGTGCCACGATTAGGTCAGGGTGACCTCTCATCTACGTGAGCGACAACTGTGACATTTATGTGTTCTGCTGTTTTATGATATTGTTTGCAACTTGCTTATTGAGCAATTTAACTGGTATTTGCATAATAGATATTAAATAATCCTGcgttattctgtatttttactcTCTAAGAAGAGACAGGCATAGTGTGTGTAATGAACCATGCTGACTGCGGATAAGATTCTCGCCAGAGCTAGGCCACCTTGAACAGTAGCTAAGTGTTCTCTGGGTTTTAACTGTAAATTCCACTACAAACCctatattaaaaatttatacaacagttaatTTCTTGGCCTCACCCCATCTTTTTTCCCCTGCCACAACATTTTCCTCTTCTTTTCCTGCTCTGCAAACTTCATTGGGTTCACCGCTGAGGGATTGTAGTAGCTTGGCACAGCAATGCCAGTCTCTGCCAGCGTTTTGGCCTGAAGCGCTGCCATCTGAGCAGCCATTGCGATCTGAGGAGTGACCTGTGTGCCAGAGGCCAGCAGTGCTGCAACGTTCAGGCCTGAACTGGGTGCTGCAGTGGCCGTATCGCACAACAGTGGAGCTGCTGCTGTTAGGAAACAACCAACAAAATATCAGATGGATGTCTGCTGCAGTGGGTCAGATATGAAGCCACTGCACCAATAGGCAGATCATTTGCAGCAGTTACTTGCCTGCTGCTCTCTCTTGTTGTTGCCGTTTTTCCAACAATTCTTTTTCCTTCTGTTCTTGAAGCTTCTTTGCTCTCTCCAACCTAAAAATGAGGGGAGAATATATTTAGTGAACAAGACTACAAGGAAATTCAAACTTCACAAATCTAGTCAGATACTTTAGGTGGTTTTCACAATGGGTAATTTTGAAGCGGTTCAAAAGAGCTTGATTAGAGCTGCAGGATATTTTGAAATAACACTGAAACTAGGGATGTGCGATATTTATTGTCTGCGATAATAttgtaattattgttttaacaatACACAAGCTCACATTACATCGCTCGCTtcgcaaaaaataaacaaacatcttGAAAGTACAAAAGTCTATATTCGTGATGAAGCCTATTAGAATAGATTGCAGTCAGAATTCAAGTTATGAcagcaaaaaaactaaaataaattatatagtttttatatagttaggtaatatcacacaagcaaccaTGCCATTTTCCTAAATATCAGCATGTGAGTGCgatattcattttaaacaacagttcaacaaacaGGAAGTAAATACTgggagtaagttacattttagacacaatattgtctgttttttatgtttcaccaatgaaaatagttttaaacAAAGCTGGAGCACAACATTTGTGCATCTCAGATCAACACACAGCAGTGTTCCTGAATCAATCTGTTTTTGAATTGATCATTAAAGAAATCGCATACTCTCGAGTATGTACAATATGCAATAAAGTTTAATGCGACTGTCAAATTATGCAGGCTGTCATGTGTCGAGTCTATATTGCGTGTTCAAACCTTAATCATTCATATAAACAGGTAAACAGATGTTTCCTGGAGTGTATAACAAGTTAATTAATGCTTAATTATCGCATTCCAATTTAACCATTAAATTTTAGTCAAAATCTACTGCAGATTTAAGCcatattcggacgggactagttttactGGGAGTCATTAGAGAAATTTGTATTTCACAGACGTACTTTGCCATTTCAATCCTGTCCAAATCTGCCACGTCTCTGTTGTTCTTACTCAACCTTTGTAATAACTCCAGAGCAAATTATTTACTGTTTTCGGTaaactcagtgatcctctgagaaaactaatcccgtccaAATGTGAATGTCTGTGTTGGGGGATGATGTCTTGGCCAACGTGAACTACCGTGCGACTAAAATCATCTTATgattagggctgggtatcgtttAAAAATTTTCCAATATCGATACCTTGAGTCCGATACCGGTTCCTGAACAATACTTTTTTCTATACCAATTTTacaaaatcagttttaacaagattacattacctcaaaaaaaactttgcttttattttctcagcttgttgacatttatacagactcaaagcctcatctcctgagccactgcacaaaagaacaaaatatatccaacacaataaatcagtgcaaataattttaataaagttcaaatagttttcattttacacatctgttaggctacatttacactagtgcatgttcatttaaaatgcattgctcAGACAGGatcatcatttctattcatttattctaggttgttaaagacttcaagaaattgaaaatctttatccactttcataagtgggtgttttattttctttcaccatatgttttattgttattaaattctggTGTAGTATGTCTAACTATTTTAATGCCTAAAAACTTAGttcattcaaatttattcttaaaatagcctcatgaaatgttttatttttcctcagaaattctgtgttctgcttttcaaatgaaggcataaaacattaatttcatttatctttaaattattgaaaatcaaagtttatttatttattttggcaaacaaagaggatttactttttaaaaattaaaacatggaagaaatgtgtgatcattacttaaaaaaattaagttttaataatttgaatagtagcctagtagtaacagtatgtacattctgctgaaaaacagtaatatatttctgccgcagtgtcttccaagttaaaccaaacttttattttgacgggttgccgtgaatacctttacagttttgtgtgtatatgatatgacactagttttactcaaatcaaacggtaaaatgctcatgaagtgactctcagagcagttctggtaatgttgttcatgtgtttatgtcctcatttagtgagacggcagacgctgaaatcaccgcgagcatATGATCAATCGAGAACACTGATCAATCTGCACCGCGTCGCTTCTAGTCCAACACACCTAGTGCTGCAGGCTTATTGGCTCATTGACGTTGACGAGGTTAACCCTTTAGGTatcgaaatttggtaccgaacAAGACATTTTTCGATATTCGATGATATCGAGGCAATTCGGTCAGTGCCTAAAAAGTGTCGaactcgatacccagccctacttATGATATTTAGTCGAATAAAATAGGAAATTCTAAAATCTGGAAATGGCTAAAACCAAGTCAAAATGACCTCACTTCGGTTATATACAGTGTACAAAAtccaaatagtttttttttttttttatacgtCGGGGAAAAAGACAGCACTCTACCTTCTGGCTAATGCCTCCTGAGCATCCATGGCTGTGTTTCTGCCCCTGAAGGCCACAGGGCTAGCTGACCGACTGCGACTTTTTCTCCGTGCTTTCTCTgacctcttcttcttctccctAGATAAAATTGGACCATCTCATAATTTTAGTACAAATTCGCAGTTTCATGCAAAATCATGAACACACAATCTTCGTCCGACCTGCTCTTGCTACGGCTCCTGCTGCGATGTCTGTGCTTGCTTCTGGAGTTTGATCGAGACTTGGCCCGTCTCTTCTTGTCACGACTCCTTGATCTCCTTTCACCGCTTCGTGAGCGAGATCTTTTTTTGTCCCAATTTCGATTATGATGTCGTCttcagtaaaatattaataaacatctAAGCACACTAAACCTTAACATATTCACTCGTTGCATAAATTCAGCCGatgttaaattaaatcaaaacaatCTGTCAAATGAAAATACCTTTCCCTTGAACGTGATCTTGATAGGCTTCTTGGTCTGGAGGATTTCTTGTCTTTTCGGCGATGTCGCTCCTCCATGTCTTCAGACAGCCTGTCACGGCCTTTATCTGACATCTCCAGCTGCTCCTCTGATCCGCTCTGACATTTCAGAGCTTTCTCAGAGTCCTTCTTCCGTGCCTGTTTTAAGAAGAATTGGTCTCTTTCAGGAAAATAGTGCAATAAAGAGAGTTAGTAAGTTGGTTTGAGAACAAACTTGCCAAAATAATTCTGACaagaaaaacagtttttaaattacaaaatctCTATGCCAACTTCCACCACCATCCGAGTGCAGCatatacaattacatttaacacAAATGAGTGCACTTAACCAGCACATTTACACCCAGTTCAGTACCAAAAAAAAAGCATGGGAGATCTTTATTGCAAGAAATGTACACAGATTTCGCACTGGCATTTTCTTTTCTCACATGCACCATTTTTCtcctaaacaaaaaaaaagtcaacatgaaatcaaaatgaaccCCATTTACTTTCACATTCCTGGTCTTACTCTACTTGTCTTCTTGGTTCAAATGTTTATCTTGTCAATCtttcttcaaaatgtaattaactGACAAATCtagtttttgctttgtcatgaCGGATGTGTAAAGATGCTCCTGAGTGAATTTGACCAAGCCATCATCTTGgctcaaaatataaaatattctaaattaCCATACATCTACATATTTCTGACCACAAACTCGCATTCAAGTCTGGCCCGGCCCCATTCAAGAACAGAACACACAAATCaaattttagggtctcttaattagttgcttataagcatgcatattactagaatattagccatttattagtagttattaagcacatattaatgccttattctacatgaccttattctacatccctaatcctacccaatacctaaacttaactaccttactaacaaGCAGCAAATAAGGAAtgtattgagggaaaagtcgtagttaatagtgaattagtgttccatattctaaagtgttactattgttattactattattattttaactcagAAAATTCACATTATTAAAGTAAACTGGGTttggtttcatgttgactttaaagggCATTTTACATGATGcaagaaaaccttttttttcgCCACCTATGTGTACAGGCACATTTCTATACATACAATAAGCTATTTAAACCACAAAATCGCAAGTGGTTGCAGTGGTAAACAATGATGCTCACATGTGCTATTGAGTGAAAACATCCTATGTCTGAGGTgattattgtttaaatattgCATTCTGTGAGGCACGCCAAGTaagagctaaattactttttttttttttttttgtaagtttaggtaatacaatatttattgtattatgcAAAAGTGCAAAAGTAATACTGCTATGCAAAGGCAAAACACAGTAACACCaccaaacaaaaatgaaaaaaatggctttagaGATTTGTTTTAGAGCGGACGTTAATGCAGCTTtcacaaacaataaaaacattactgtGTTTAGGCTTTGTATGGCAGAATGggttaaaaactataatataatataatatgaataatatactCTTGATGCAGTCATACACAACAAAGTGGCATGATTCATGTGAACAAGCCCATTCTACCACCTGTCTTTCTCTCCCAcaaaaaaatgaactgaaaactCACGGTCACTGTGTACAGCGTAAAATGCCCTTATGACCTTCAATCCAATTATGaccaaacaaatatatatgaaaaatattctTAGTGTGCGCaacttaactgttttaaaacgTATTTATATACTGTGAAAATCTGCATGCATTCACATTGGGAATGGccacttatttttttaactgcAATTCTGCTGGTGTCTACAAAAAAGGCAGTTACTGGGGTTGTGAGACAAAAAGATATCGTTTAATAggcaaataaatttaaatgactGATAGTTACCTGTCCAGGTAGTAGGCATATAATTTTGCTATCTGTCAGCAGCGTCTTCTGTTCAGAGTGTCTCTTCGTGCATTAGCACGCTGAGTATAATTTATTATAGAAATGTTATCATATGATCTAAAATACAGGACGTTAAAAAAGCTCCCAAACAGACATTTCTCTCCATCTGTtatcaatattaataaaatttaagacTACATGCACTTGTGATTACATCTCAGTGCTTTTCTTCTCAGTCTGGCATTTCATTCCTTCTGTCTAAGCTGCATACTTACCCTGGACTAAAACTAGAAATGCCAGCTGTAAAACTACTGATGCTGTGACCAGTATAATTTAGGTCTACATGACATCAATGGACTAAAATTAGTTACCTCTTTGCTTCTGCTGTGGCTTCGTCTGTGCTTCTTGTCTCCTAAAAGACAAAGAGATACAAATGACTTATTGTTGGAAAGATTTACACAACAAGCATTTGCCaaacaatttcatttttaaaagttacaatAATTCAGGACTCAGGAGAATACTGTGATTGggccaaaaaaaatattttgacattgtCAGGCAAGCAGTTTTAAGTATTGCTCCAGATACACCATAACTGAGCATCACctctttacattttctttagaaCATGTACATAGGCCTACttagtttataaataaaatctagACAGAAGTTTAAACTAATGTAAAGTTATTTGTAATCTTAGTattgaaaatgttaattataaagTTCAACAAGTCTAAAGTATTACAAATAAGGTAATAAGGCACAaattttaatgagaaaactGAAAACTTCAGAGCTTGGGTGGGTGGGAGGGGCTTGTTTTATTTACgcagtttcatttatttgtttttttttaatggattgtGTCCATAGTTTCTGCAGGTTTGATGAGGATGaatgttcttttttaaaaaagcactGTTTAAAGGTCAAGTAAAGAACATTTAGGGGAAACACATTGAAGGGAATACAAAATGTCtccattacttttaaataattttcagttCTTGGTTTAATTTTCTTTAGTACAAATGTCTAAAGATCCTTAAATCAAActactcaaaataaaataagacagTGTAAGAAGTCTTATTTTCTGTGGAACTTATCAGAATGAAGCATGTtcatgattaaaacaagaacaaacatCCATGTAACGACTCGACTAACGACAAGTTTTCACTAGATTTGTGTAAAAACTACATTGCAcacaattttacaaaatgtcacTGTAGAGTATGGAGTGTAAATTTAGCCTATGTGAAAAGTAAAAGGCATTTTAGTGAAAATGAAGGTGTCTAGATACACTAAAGTATTGTTATAAATAGGTAATATAGCCCCTTGAAAGTCTTGCCAATAACTTAATTTCGTTCACGTTTCAAGGCTTAATTTTACTTTTGAATGTCAAGTAAATGTGCCTTGATTTAAGGACGTTTGGACATTTGTGCTACTGTGGGCAGGCACGGCGCCAGAATTCTCTCTTCACCGGGGCTAAAGGGGGGCTAGACCAATATGTGGGGTGCTAAGAAAATAAtccatattcataaaaaaaaaaaaattttttaaaaagcattgcCGCGGGAAGCACCCCCTGGCCCAAGAAAAAAATGGGGGCTGGGGGTgcagtgttaaaaataaataaatgaaaattttgtaacagaaaataaataaaactcattttattaatttgtatattcattaaaattaatcgAAAAATGAAGCCTAAGCCTACAAGACAATAAGCAACAGTAAAACATGAATTAAGTT
This genomic window contains:
- the rsrc2 gene encoding arginine/serine-rich coiled-coil protein 2 isoform X5; protein product: MSDKGRDRLSEDMEERHRRKDKKSSRPRSLSRSRSRERRHHNRNWDKKRSRSRSGERRSRSRDKKRRAKSRSNSRSKHRHRSRSRSKSREKKKRSEKARRKSRSRSASPVAFRGRNTAMDAQEALARSGSGDEALSLYKCQQAEKIKAKFFLRLERAKKLQEQKEKELLEKRQQQERAAAAAPLLCDTATAAPSSGLNVAALLASGTQVTPQIAMAAQMAALQAKTLAETGIAVPSYYNPSAVNPMKFAEQEKKRKMLWQGKKDGDKSQTAELWEKLNFGNKDQNVKFRKLMGIKGEEEGQPSGAGNEEGLKTLQQQEEMFRNLDVQYEMARSQTHTQRGMGLGFSSSFSSRGMDAV
- the rsrc2 gene encoding arginine/serine-rich coiled-coil protein 2 isoform X4, with the protein product MAANDAKYNESLSGKSHTDEDRQRSSKHCSRSRSRSVDRKRKSGDKKHRRSHSRSKEARKKDSEKALKCQSGSEEQLEMSDKGRDRLSEDMEERHRRKDKKSSRPRSLSRSRSRERRHHNRNWDKKRSRSRSGERRSRSRDKKRRAKSRSNSRSKHRHRSRSRSKSREKKKRSEKARRKSRSRSASPVAFRGRNTAMDAQEALARRLERAKKLQEQKEKELLEKRQQQERAAAAPLLCDTATAAPSSGLNVAALLASGTQVTPQIAMAAQMAALQAKTLAETGIAVPSYYNPSAVNPMKFAEQEKKRKMLWQGKKDGDKSQTAELWEKLNFGNKDQNVKFRKLMGIKGEEEGQPSGAGNEEGLKTLQQQEEMFRNLDVQYEMARSQTHTQRGMGLGFSSSFSSRGMDAV
- the rsrc2 gene encoding arginine/serine-rich coiled-coil protein 2 isoform X3; amino-acid sequence: MAANDAKYNESLSGKSHTDEDRQRSSKHCSRSRSRSVDRKRKSGDKKHRRSHSRSKEARKKDSEKALKCQSGSEEQLEMSDKGRDRLSEDMEERHRRKDKKSSRPRSLSRSRSRERRHHNRNWDKKRSRSRSGERRSRSRDKKRRAKSRSNSRSKHRHRSRSRSKSREKKKRSEKARRKSRSRSASPVAFRGRNTAMDAQEALARRLERAKKLQEQKEKELLEKRQQQERAAAAAPLLCDTATAAPSSGLNVAALLASGTQVTPQIAMAAQMAALQAKTLAETGIAVPSYYNPSAVNPMKFAEQEKKRKMLWQGKKDGDKSQTAELWEKLNFGNKDQNVKFRKLMGIKGEEEGQPSGAGNEEGLKTLQQQEEMFRNLDVQYEMARSQTHTQRGMGLGFSSSFSSRGMDAV
- the rsrc2 gene encoding arginine/serine-rich coiled-coil protein 2 isoform X2, producing the protein MAANDAKYNESLSGKSHTDEDRQRSSKHCSRSRSRSVDRKRKSGDKKHRRSHSRSKEARKKDSEKALKCQSGSEEQLEMSDKGRDRLSEDMEERHRRKDKKSSRPRSLSRSRSRERRHHNRNWDKKRSRSRSGERRSRSRDKKRRAKSRSNSRSKHRHRSRSRSKSREKKKRSEKARRKSRSRSASPVAFRGRNTAMDAQEALARSGSGDEALSLYKCQQAEKIKAKFFLRLERAKKLQEQKEKELLEKRQQQERAAAAPLLCDTATAAPSSGLNVAALLASGTQVTPQIAMAAQMAALQAKTLAETGIAVPSYYNPSAVNPMKFAEQEKKRKMLWQGKKDGDKSQTAELWEKLNFGNKDQNVKFRKLMGIKGEEEGQPSGAGNEEGLKTLQQQEEMFRNLDVQYEMARSQTHTQRGMGLGFSSSFSSRGMDAV
- the rsrc2 gene encoding arginine/serine-rich coiled-coil protein 2 isoform X1, producing MAANDAKYNESLSGKSHTDEDRQRSSKHCSRSRSRSVDRKRKSGDKKHRRSHSRSKEARKKDSEKALKCQSGSEEQLEMSDKGRDRLSEDMEERHRRKDKKSSRPRSLSRSRSRERRHHNRNWDKKRSRSRSGERRSRSRDKKRRAKSRSNSRSKHRHRSRSRSKSREKKKRSEKARRKSRSRSASPVAFRGRNTAMDAQEALARSGSGDEALSLYKCQQAEKIKAKFFLRLERAKKLQEQKEKELLEKRQQQERAAAAAPLLCDTATAAPSSGLNVAALLASGTQVTPQIAMAAQMAALQAKTLAETGIAVPSYYNPSAVNPMKFAEQEKKRKMLWQGKKDGDKSQTAELWEKLNFGNKDQNVKFRKLMGIKGEEEGQPSGAGNEEGLKTLQQQEEMFRNLDVQYEMARSQTHTQRGMGLGFSSSFSSRGMDAV